In the Oncorhynchus nerka isolate Pitt River linkage group LG2, Oner_Uvic_2.0, whole genome shotgun sequence genome, one interval contains:
- the LOC115137705 gene encoding DNA-binding protein inhibitor ID-1-like: MKVVGPTCALKSKVGGEDMVRCLADQSLSISKCKIPLLDEQMTVFLQDMNSCYSKLKELVPTLPTNKKASKVEILQHVIDYIWDLQVELDEPEKSRQQSSVPRTPLTTLNAELASITVENGCSDDRIMCR, from the exons ATGAAGGTTGTCGGACCTACCTGCGCACTGAAGAGTAAGGTTGGCGGCGAGGACATGGTGCGGTGCCTCGCGGACCAGAGCCTGTCCATCTCCAAATGCAAGATCCCGCTGCTGGACGAGCAGATGACCGTCTTTCTGCAAGACATGAACAGCTGCTACAGCAAGCTGAAGGAGCTGGTACCTACTCTGCCCACCAACAAGAAGGCCAGCAAGGTGGAGATCCTCCAACACGTCATTGACTACATCTGGGACCTGCAGGTCGAGCTGGATGAACCGGAGAAGAGTCGTCAGCAGAGCAGCGTGCCCCGCACACCTCTGACCACCCTGAATGCAGAGCTGGCAAGCATCACTGTCGAG AATGGATGTTCGGATGACAGAATCATGTGCCGCTAG